The following nucleotide sequence is from Solidesulfovibrio carbinolicus.
TCGTCCGTGCTGTGTTCCGATTTCGAGAACGCGATGTAATAGTCGTGGATGTCGCGGTAATAGGCGTTCCAAAGTATGCTCGGTATATGCCGATAGCCGGCCGCCGCCAGGATCATGGCCTCGATCATGCGGGCCGTGCGCCCATTGCCGTCCCGGAAGGGATGGATTTTCGCCAGATGGTAATGCGCCAGGGCCGCCCGAATGACCGGATCGGTCAGCAAGAGCGCCTCGCCGTTTATCCAATCCACGAACGCCGCCATGAGCGTCTTGATGTCTTCCAGAATTTTCGGGGGCACATAGGTGCCGCCATGTTCCGGGTTGCCGACTTGCACGGGCGTGTTGCGATACAGTCCCGGTGAGATGGACGCGTCGTTGACGCCGATAGTGATGGCGGCGTGGACTGCCTTGATAATACCCTCGCTGAGCAGAAAGGGTTTGGCATTCTTGGCTTTATTGGTAGCGAGGATGAACTTGTCGTGGGTAGCCTTGAGATTGAGGATTTCCCGCTCGAAATCGTTGGCGGCCGTTGTCGAACCTTCTTTTTCCAGCAAAGCGCCCACAGCCTTTTCGTCCAGGGGATTGCCTTCCAGCGCCGCCGTGCTGAAGATGGACTTGCGGATCAGGTCGGCGTCGAGAAACGCCGCCAGATGCGGCGGTGTCGGCAATGAGGCGATGATGTCGTAGCAGGCGTGGAAGACCTTGAGTTCGGTA
It contains:
- a CDS encoding Fic family protein — protein: MPTTAQEIHKVLTFKSGNFVFSRRFDQDNIATELKVFHACYDIIASLPTPPHLAAFLDADLIRKSIFSTAALEGNPLDEKAVGALLEKEGSTTAANDFEREILNLKATHDKFILATNKAKNAKPFLLSEGIIKAVHAAITIGVNDASISPGLYRNTPVQVGNPEHGGTYVPPKILEDIKTLMAAFVDWINGEALLLTDPVIRAALAHYHLAKIHPFRDGNGRTARMIEAMILAAAGYRHIPSILWNAYYRDIHDYYIAFSKSEHSTDDSVQPFLDFYCRSLRAGLEELRERLVAGVKPLLYRDYVAYLKNQTREISPRQHQLIELLLAAGDTAFDSHDLRQTSPFTLLYRQVSDKTIRRDIKNLERLGLICKTGTRYRLIDDAR